TCTGTGAAACTGCCCACTTGTTGAACTACACATTTGGAGAATTGAGTTCAATTTCATGCTTGATTACAGGCAGACTTGTACAATCAAGAAATTAGTTAAAGGAATAAGCAATATtttaccactaggtggagcttgagcactgtctgtagaccaaaacaatatGTGTATCAAGCCACTTCTTTCTCTACCTCGCTCCCACACTCTTTCTCACCCATCAGCTCGTTATGAGTCTAATTGCAAAGGATAAATGTACAgcagatgaaaacaaaagttttggtctctaccagaaaatcctctgaataacacagaagaaaataaaattaaggatTTGGAGTAGTCTAGACAAAGTTCAGACTTAATTCCAATTGAGATATTGTGACATGATCTTAAACAGTCGGTTCATGTGTGAAAACTCTCCTTTATGACTGACTTAGCACAGTTTTGTACAGAAGATTGGGCCAAAGTTCTTTCATAATAATGTAAAACCTTCATGCCCAGCTATCACAATCATttgacagctgttttttttagccaaGGGTGGCAAAAGCAGGTTATATTTATGGGGCAATAGTTTTTTCAGACATGAACAGGTTGGTTTAGTTAGGCTTTTCTGTAAATAACAAAATTACATTGTCACAGTTCACTAGTTATCTTTGTATGATAATAAAATTTGTCTGGTatgtaaacaaaaaatgaaaaagttggGTACAAAATGGCAACTTGACTTGGCAAAGGGGCAAATTGACCTGGAGCTAGTTGAGTCATTACCTAAACCTTTACTATACAggaacacaatttattttttgtttctccatCTTTCATTTTTACTCAAATGTCTTACTCAGCAAataaaaactgcagtttttccCGCTCTAATACAACTGCCTCACTGACCAACTCTTCCTCCTCTGGTGTtgtcttttttcctcctttttttccttccctgaCATTTTCTGTTATCTCTACTCTTTTGCATTCTGTTGATTATTTTCTACACCATCCGTttgtcataattttttttttaattcacccGAAGAAACAGCAGTTGAACGAAGTGCAGCAACAAGAACACTGCCTTCTGGTCACCCTCACAAACCTGTCTTTCCAACCAGACCTTACCCACCATGGTCGACTGCTCCTATTACCGTCCCTGGCCAAACAAGGCTCATCGGAGTGGGGGGTCTCCTCGCCTCTGCCGATTCACCGGCAGGCTCACCAGCTGGTTCTCCACTAAAATCTGCCTGGCCCCTCTCAGCGCCTTCCCCTGCATGTCCCACAACTATAAAAGCAATCTCGGGTGCATCACCCCCAACACCTGCCTCTTCGTCTCCAGTTAAATCAATCAGTGACATACCATCATCCCCAATCAGATCTTACAGGACTGTGCCTTCACCTATTAAAACTGTTGTCCAACAGGGTCCATACCCCATTTATGGGTCTTCTATCCTTGCAACATCTGGAAGTAAACCAGCCACAGATCCTGCTTCAATTAAAAATCTTGCATCAGCATACACAACAAGGATCCCTCTACATCCTTCAATACCAAATGGTTCTTTATCTGAGAGAACCTCAGCCCCTACTTCTTCTGTCACATCACCGAAATCACTGTACAACCTGTATGGCTCTAATCTGCCTTTTAAAACTACTCATGTTACCACAGCTACTACAGAAGCCACCTCATTTTCTTCTGTAAAGAACATCTCTAGCCTGTCATCTCTAAAGACGTCTGTCGACTCCACGCTCACATCTCGAGGAGGCAGGACATCCATCTCATCCCTTTCttcagctggtcagaataccaTTTCTTCTTCCGATTTTTCCATGATGAACGGATCAGTCTCGCCGATTAAATACCCATCGTCCTCCTCCACCCCGTCCTCGCCTTCTTCACGTCTTCTCTCAGAGAGAAGCAACAGTCTTCAGGAGAGGATCCAAGCCACCACCCATGCAGCAACTTCCAGTGTCAGTGCAGCCATAAATGAAGCTTTAGACTCATACTCAGTCTCAGGGTACGGCACACTTAGGTCACTGTCATCTTCGCGCAGATCTGCTACAGCAACTCCACCTTATGGTTCCCTGAGATCTGCATCTACCACCCCAAGTCCAGCAATCTCATCTAATTCAATGACTGTCCCTGTTTATTCGCTTCTCAATGTCATCCCTGACAGCCCTGTCAAACCAGGCCCTGGGTCTCTGAAAATGGCACTGCCTGATTCCCCTCGTacctcatcttcttcttcttctttcccttCATGTGTCACTGGAACAAAATTGAAATCCCAGTTAAAATCCCCTCCATTTATAACACCACCAGTAATCCATCCAACTGCAGCCTCCAATCAGGAGATACTGAAAGATGTAGCAGACATGAAACAGGATCTAATTAGAATGACAGCTATTCtccagacagacacacagatgGCTGCTAAAACTGTACAAACATCAAACACTGGCACTCCTAAAGAGTCTAAGTTAGAAGACCAGGAGCCACACACACTTGTTGAGAaggtaaaaaaagatttattcaaaGTCAGTGAGATACTACAGAAAGATATAATGGCCGAAGGTAAGGCAGGTAAAGAGACAAGCTCAGAGGAGGAATGGGAGGAATTTTCCAGAGATGAGATTGAGGAGGCTCAAAGAAGTGCCCTCCAAGACTATTACCTTCCATTTGAAGAAAACACTCTTTTTAAGCACCAGTCGATGTCTAGCAAAGAATTGGAGTTAACTAAAGTAGTAGATTACTTAACAAATGACATTGGGGCCAGTTCTCTGTCAAAAATGGCAGAGTTGAGAAGTAAGCATGAGGATGAGGTGAAAAAGGAAGGGGAGGAGAAACAAAAACGAGTCCTCAAGCCATCAATGACCATACAAGAGCACAAACTCAAAATGCCTCCACCAGTTTCAGGCATGATTAGGTCTCCCTCAGAAAAAGACTTAAGCAAGCTTGCTGAGTCGTACCAAGGGTCAGACACAATCTTGGAATCCCCTGAGGAGCTGTCCCATGAGCAGGATAAGAGTCCCCTGTCAGACAGTGGGTTTGAGACGAGAAGTGAAAAGACACCATCTGCTCCTCAAAGTGCAGAGAGCACAGGTCCTAAAcctttatttacagattccCCGATACCCCCATGTGTAACTGAGACCAGAACTGAGGTAGTACACATTAGAAGCTACGAGCAGCCCGATGACCTTTCCGAGCCTGGACTCATGGAGGAGGCTGCATCTGCTTTACCTCCTTTAGAGCCAGAAAGTTCATCAACTAAACCTTTACAGATGAAAATGTCAGAAGATGATGCCTTAATGAACAAAAGCATGTGTCTTAAAGAGGAAACTCATATCACTACCACAACCCGTATGGTGTATCACAAGCCCCAACTGACTGATGGCACAGAGATGATAGAGGAAGGCATGTCAGTCAGAGATAtcatgaaagcttttcagtcaGGCCGAGACCCATCTAAAGAACTGGCAGGCCTCTTTGAACACAAAGCTAGCCAAGACTCAGTCAAAGGTGACGAACTTACTCCAAGGTTTTTAGACCGAGACATTAAATCCAAACCTAAAGTTGAGAGAATAATTGAGGTTCATATTGAAAAGGGCCACAGCACAGCAGACCCAACTGAGGTAATTAtcagagaaacaaagaaacacCCTGAGCTTTATATCTACAAAAGTGACCGTGGAATAAAGGAGCTTACAGATTATGATGAGGCCCAACAGGAAGAAGAGGAGCTTACTGCCGAAGAATCTCTGCCCTCCTTCCTGGAAACATCCCGCGTTAACACGCCAGTGTCACAAGAAGAGGACAGTCGCCCAAGTTCTGCCCAACTTATAGGAGATGATTCATATAAAGCTCTAAAACTATTAAGTCAGCACTCCATAGAATATTGTGATGATGAATTATCTGAAGTTCGAGGAGAGTCATATAAGTTTGCTGAGAAAATGCTTCTCTCAGAAAAAATTGAAACATCATTGCAGTCTTATTCAGATACAGAGGATCCCTCAACTGTGGCTGACAAAGACCACCACCGAGTTTCTGAGGAGACTGGTAGGTCTGAGGGTGTAATTCAAGGACAAGGAAGCCCCAAAAAAGAGTTTGTTTCATCATCAAAGGATGGCTCCCCTAAATCAGGTAAATTCATGCATAAGGAGGAACCATCTCAGTTCGATAAGGTGACAGTGCTCCATTACTCAACAGAACCAGGCAGCCCAAAACATGCCGTTTGGATGAGATTCACAGAGGACAAACATGATAGAAGTAGAGACAAACTGCTTTATGAGGATCGGGTAGATCAGACAGTGAaggaagctgaagaaaaacttAGCGAGGTTTCTCAGTTTTTCCGTGATAAAACGGAGAAGCTTAATGATGAGCTACAGTCCCCAGAAAAAAAGCCAGTAAGACAACTGAAGGAGCCTAGATCCTGGCCTAGTTCACCTAGCAGCAGCCCAGAGAAAATACTACAAAAATCTAAAGCAGGGGATGAGTTGTACAGTAAAACCAAACTTAAGGAACCTTCGGTTGGTAAATTCTTCAGCAGCGCCACAGCAGTTGAAAAGAAAAGTTCTAGCTTACCAAGCAGTCctcagaaaagtgttttttctagTAACATTCAAGAAAAAATCAAACCAGAGCCAAAGACCAGTGCGTCTGAACCCTCTTCTCCAGCTCATTCTACTTCAACATCTAAGGTCAGTGCAGTGAGGATGAAGTTTGAAACTGCAGCTCAGAAGGTCAGTCAAAGTCAGTCTAGTCCTACTAAAATTCCTCCACCAGTGCAACCAAAGCCATCAGTTAAGAAACTGCAGGAAAGCAAACTTCCTGTTTATCAGTTCTGTACCGGAGGAAAAGCCTCAAAAGTATCTGAGGCATCAGAAGAACATGtacaaaaaaagaatgaaagggACAAAGAAGATAGTAAGCCTGAGCTGGTACCCATCTCTAAAGTTCCCAAATCAGACAAACttccaaataaaaatgtcattgtGCACTCTCACGACATTAATGAAACTAAGACTGATAAAGTAGCACCTAAAGGTAAAGATAGCCAGTTTAGTCCAATGCAGGAAATTAAGGAGAGTGATAAAAGCCAGACAGTTAAGACACCTGTTGTTTGTGACAGTGATACTAAAAAGTACCAACAGATCACAAAAGATGTATCATCCACCAAAGATGGAAAGCCTGAACTGTCCTTAAAGGACCCAGAGGAACCACTAAACAAAAACCTTAGAAAAAAAACGGAATCCCAGATTCCTATAAGAAAAACATCCCCTTGCTTAGATAACAACctcacaaagaaacagataaCAGCAAAGCCCTCACAGATACCTACATTATCTAAACCCAAAAGTCCAGAGACAGGTCgagcaaaaacagatctaaccTTTGAAATTCTGGACAATTCACCCAAAGATTCCAACTCCAATAACCTCCCTAGCCCCATAGAAATACTGGAGAAAGTAATAACCCCTCCAGTTACTGTAACAACCAAAGAAAACTTCAAGGGCATCAAAACATTGCCTGTTTATGTCCAGGTTGGTAGGCAAGCAGAGAGGGAGGCAAAGGGATCACTGTACACAGTCAAACAGAAATCAAGCTCTGCAATTAGTCCCATAAGCCCAGAGGATGACACATTAGAGCAAGTTTCTTTCATAGACAGCTCAGGTAAAAGCCCCCTTACACCAGAAACCCCCAGCTCTGAAGAAGTCAGTTATGACCTCACATGCAAAACTCCTGATGGCTTTATTGAATTCCTTTCCGGCAAGCCGAGCCCCATCATGGAGGTATCTGAGGACTCAGAGGAAGATGGTCAAGGAAATACAGTGTTCTCTCTTAAAGAGGcaaaaacagaaagtaaaactAGTGTTCATGATGCCCAAGCAGACTTTGTTAATGCtaataaagaagaaacaaaaatgaatgACAATCAGCAAGAGTTACctgataatttaataaaagaagaaacgGTCAACAACATGCTTGGTGAAATTAAAGGCCAGGAGCAAAAACAAGTGTCTAAAGACAAGGGTATTGCATATATCGAGtttcctccccctccccctctggATTCAGCTTCAGAAATTtcagacacagagagaaaagactCATGTGCCTCTTCAGAGACTGAGACTGAAATGATGGAAGTGAATTTACAGGAGGAACATGACAAGCATCTGACCGAACCAGTTATACGTATACAACCCCCTACTCCAGTTCCCCCTAGTACAGATGACAGTCAGTCAAATGCGGAAGATGATGATGAGTCAATCTTCCAACCAATTCCTTGTAAGAAATTGACCTCCAAAGTttctgaggaggaggaaaataaaagggAGAAAGAGAAAACTCCTAAATCcaaaagacatgataaaaatGGCAACAAGGAACCTGGTGGGACCAATGGCTCCAATGGCTCCACCAATGGATCTAAAGGTTCCAACGGTAAAGGGGATGATAATGACTGTGAACAAAATGGAAATGACCAGTCAATAACAGACTGTTCAATAGCCACAACAGCTGAGTTTTCACATGACACAGATGCCACAGAAATAGACTCACTCGATGGCTATGAGCTTCAAGATGAGGACGATGGCTTGTGCGAACAGGCAGATTTACGCCTTTTTGGACTTCCTGACAGCCGGAGAGATGTCTGGGCAACAGACACATTTAGGTCTTCTGACCGCTCTTTTCCTCAGACCAAGCTGGAAGTTATTGAGGAGGAGAAGACCCCTGAGGAATGCCAGaaggacattttgaaaaaagatACATCCACACGTAATGGAAAGACGGATGACGTTAGTAATGATGGAGCTAAAGCCCAGGAACAAAGACTCTCAGACAAAGAAGGATTTTCAGACTCTTACTTTAGTTACAAATTAGAAGAGGAATTAAATTCTCCTTTTAAGACTGTGGCCACTAAGGGCCTGGATTTTGATCCATGGCCCAGTAAAGGTGGAGAAGGAGAAATTGTTGACATGGGTGGGACACGGGGAAACAATGGGGAGCCAAAGCCTTATGGACTAGCGGTCGAAGACCAGTCTCAGGCTACAACAGCGGAAACTACCCCTGCCCAAACTCCAACGGACGATAGCACGCCAACGAGCGAACCAAACCCATTCCCCTTCCATGAAGGGAAGATGTTTGAGATGACACGCAGTGGTGCGATTGACATGAGCAAGAGGGACATGGTGGAGGAGAGGCTCCAGTTTTTTCAGATTGGTGAGCATTACTACTCGGCGGGCAGGTACAGGGTCAACGACTTTGAGAAAGATGCCTCCTCACAACACAGAGATGAGTTTAATTCTCAGTATACCTTACCAATCCCTGAAGTTTCCCTTCAGACTACAACTTTAGAGATATCCAATGTGTCTGGTTACAGCACATGCAGAGAGTCAGCTTCCAACAATGAGCCAAAATTCTCCACTTTTAGAACAGGTTCAAAGCCAGCATCTTCTGATGCTTCAAATAGCACTTCTAAATATACAAGCACCTTTGATGGCAATACTAATGAAGTCTCAGGGACCACTGTAGATAGATTTTATTGTGTTATGCCAGACTATGCAGATTGCTGTCATTTTAATACAACAAACAAAGTGGATGACTCTTTGAGAAGACCATCTTTTGTCATGGATCACGATTCGAATGACAATATTTGTTCAGACACACCAAAACAGACCCCAGAATATGAAAAGAGTTATTACCAAAGCACAGCTTTTCCTTCAGAACAGACAATAAATCTGCAAAGACTAAGCAGCAATACTAGTAGCACTATCCCTGACTCGTATTTAGGTATTTCTCATACTGGCAGTATTGTGTTGAACTTGTCGTCCTCTTCAAGACCAACACAGAAGGAGGTCAGTGGGACAGATGCCTCTCTAAGCCAGTTAGAGGAACACCACAGTGAGAGCGGGACTGTTTCTAATGTAGCAAtatcaaaaacaaaagccaaaGGAATCACCGACCATATAATCAGATCGAGGTTACCCTTGAGGGTAGATAGCCACAAACTATGCAGCCAAAGGCACAAAGTAGTGATGGGTATTtccaaagaaaatgttaatgaaTTCCCTTTCACGACACATGAGATGAAACAAAAAGTTAGGAAACGATTGGACCCTTTTGAATCTTTATTTCCTAAATCCCGAATCCCTATGttgaaagtcattaaaaaaCCCTCTTCTTCCCATGGAAAGACACTGGTCAGAAACAATCCTACAGTCAGACATAACAATGTTAGTAAGGGAGGAACTCAACATAAACACATAGACGGGGCATTGAAAGCCCAAAGCAGAGATAAAAAGAGTGCAGTAGTCCTAAAGAACTTTACTACAAAGTCTGTTAATATCCAGGCAGACaacactttaaataaaaccaaatccAAGGAGGCTGAAGCTAAGTTAGCAAGAAAATCTCTGCCCACTGAGGACAAGAAGAGCCACAGCCTCAGCACCACCAGGAACACTTCCCTGTCAGGACCATCTAGAGCTTCTAGGAGTTCCCGTCCTTCCTGCACCTCTACCTCCACCCCCACCTCCACCACCACATCACCATCACCCACTAGAGATGTCAGTCAGAGGATGAGGACGAGCAGGAGGAAGATTAGGCGGACACATGGAGGGAAGCAGCGTGAGCAGATGGAGGAAGGGAGTCAGGTTGATCAACCAATCACGACTCGTGTGATGGAGAACGAGACTAGTTTGTAAACTCTTTCTAAACACTTTAAGCACTTTATCTTTCTCTAAGAGATGCATGTAGCTGTTGTGGGTGGTCTGTAATGTGACGTAAGTGTAGCTGTCTTTTCTTCTTCCCGTCCTTCTTGTTACCTGTGTCCTGTGCTGTCTGATGTAGCCGTAGAGTAGAGGTGGCCAAGGGTAGTCCTCAAGGGCAGGGtacctgcatgttttagtttttttctgtggttCAGCCCACAAGAACCAAATGACAGTTTATTACCAGACGCCTGCAGAATTTAATTGTATGCTGAGGAGATAATTGAAGCATTTGAATCCCAAGTGTAGTAGCTAATCTAAAACATACAAGACACTGGTTCTTGAGGATAAGATCTGAACACCCTTGGTGTAGAGGTAAAAGAATCAACTTCCTTAGATTTGGTTTTACTAAATGTtggagatataaaaaaaaagaaagaaaagaatgaTCTACCGTTTTAGTACCAGTGGTTTGCAAAGATGGTCAAGAGGCAGGATTAGATTTCTCTATTGGGTGACTGCACACGTGGCAGTTTATTTGCACTCCCAGTGATTTTAGCCCTGCATTCCATCAGAAGACACAGTTCTCACCTTCACTCCGAACATGACTTGAAGAAGTTAGTTTGCCTGTTTTGAAAACATCATCTTGTgatatttctgctttttaaatcACTGTGAAAACAATACATTGGCTCAGCTTGAAAGCCACATAAATGTAAGCTACTATTTGTTCTACCAAACTTAATctataaattgtttttaatcagtgagAGGGAATGTTGCCTGATATTAAACTGTTTGTTAGTGTTGTGAAAGAAAAGTCATTACTAATATTAGTAAGTAGCATGCATTTAAGATTAAAAGTgtcgtgtgttttttttttctattttctggcCTCACAAATCCTCAGGTTTTTGCTTCTGACAATCAACTGATATTCTGGGTCGCTTTTACctcatgcagaaaaaaatatttttgcatctGACAGGACAGACAGGGAGATGGTCTCCTACACATTCAAAGTATTCAACATTacaataacaaatatagttATGCATAGTTGTGATGTAGAaggtaaactttaaaataaaataaaaattgaatttaattacattttaaaaaaagactgaaaagtaTGAATTACAGTTGTATTCAACCCTGTTTAGTTTGATACCTCTGTATGAAATGCAATtcaaccaactgccttcagaagttaccTTATTAATTAATATAGTTGATCTTTGTATAATTTCTTCTCAATATCCacccagctgctctgtgaaggcctcagcgGTTTGTCAGAAAATTTGAGAACAAACGCACTGTCTGCATCATTaaagatggtggtggcagcatcatgctaaaCATATAGTGGAATGGTTTGAGTCAGAGCATTTTCAAGTGTTAAACCGGCttagacctaaatctaattaagAACCTATGGCAATACTCTAAAACTAATGTTAAGCTACTTTTAAAAAACCAATGTGCACAAGTGCACAAATCCCAAATACTCCAAAAATACAGACTAGGGGAGATTAATACAAAATtagtattttctattttttttttttatagccaaATGTTTTGGTAAcgatttaacattttaattggCTTCAATGATTATGCTCTGCAAAAACGtcccaataaaaatattatgCTTGTGTATTAAATAATGTTAACATTCGAATTGTGGGAAAAATCTCCCAGAGATGGTATGTGCAGGTCTGCAGGTCTACATTAAAAGGATGTATACAAACTACACTTGTTTCCTGGTTAAGAAAGCTGTACTTTAGCTTTAGTGGACATCATACACATTTAAGTGTATTCATTTTATTAGTCATTGTCTAAGGGGATTAATTTTTTCATCCAGTTAAGTTAATCTGTGGCTcttgtttgttaaataaatgcaaaatacagCATCCTCGAGAATCATTCCGAGGGTGAGGATGTGCAGTTagccttaaaataaactaaTCTTTTAATGATAACAAAACAGAGTCAACTGTCAACTGATCCTCCACCCATCTTAATAACGGGTTTGAGGTGCGTTTCCCAATATTCATCTTTTGTCTCACAT
Above is a genomic segment from Fundulus heteroclitus isolate FHET01 chromosome 10, MU-UCD_Fhet_4.1, whole genome shotgun sequence containing:
- the LOC105937898 gene encoding ankyrin-3-like isoform X5; protein product: MLLNRGAPILSKTKNGLSPLHMATQGDHLNCVQLLLHHEVPVDDVTNDYLTALHVAAHCGHYKVAKVILDKKANPNAKALNGFTPLHIACKKNRVKVMELLLKHGASIQAVTESGLTPIHVAAFMGHENIVHQLINHGASPNTNNVRGETALHMAARAGQSDVVRYLIQNGAQVDAKAKDDQTPLHISSRLGKPDIVQQLLAKGACPDATTNSGYTPLHLAAREGHRDVATALLDQGANLSITTKKGFTPLHVAAKYGKIEVANLLLQKNAPVDAAGKNGYTPLHIAAKKNQMEIATTLLEYSASTSTVTRQGITPLHLAAQEGNVDIVTLLLARDAPVGTSNKSGLTPLHLAAQEDKVNVAEVLVNHGATIDPETKLGYTPLHVACHYGNLKMVNFLLKNQAKVNAKTKNGYTPLHQAAQQGHTHIINLLLHHGASPNELTANGNSALSIARRLGYISVVDTLKVVTEETLTTQTVIEKHKMNVPETMNEVLDMSDDDVCKANVPEMITDDYFSDVEEEMDVGIINISYTCDDAMTGDTDKYLAPHDLRELGDDSLPQEGYMGFSVGARSQSTKASLRSFSSDRSNTLNRSSFTRDSMMIEEILAPTKDPHLLTPKDTDNDSLRRYSWTADPLDNVNLVSSPVHSGFLVSFMVDARGGSMRGSRHNGMRIIIPPRKCTAPTRITCRLVKRHKLATPPPMVEGEGLASRLVEVGPAGAQFLGPVIVEIPHFASMRGQERELILLRSENGESWKEHLYDSKTNDLNQLLNGMDEELDSPEELERKRICRIITKDFPQYFAVVSRVRQETHQMGPEGGTLSSRSVPLVQASFPEGALTKKIKVGLQAQPIPEDTVKKILGNRATFSPIVTVEPRRRKFHKPITMTIPIPPLSGEGLTNGYKGDSTPCLRLLCSITGGTSPAQWEDITGTTPLTFVNDCVSFTTNVSARFWLADCHQIPETVSLATQLYRELICVPYMAKFVVFAKMNDPVESSLRCFCMTDDKVDKTLEQQENFEEVARSKDIEVLEGRPIYVDCYGNLAPLTKAGQQLVLNFYAFKENRLPFCVKVRDPSQEPCGRLTFLKECRSTKGFPQTAVCNLNITLPTVKKESESDAEDETEKPDRRHTFASLALRKRYSYLTEPEKKTAVERSAATRTLPSGHPHKPVFPTRPYPPWSTAPITVPGQTRLIGVGGLLASADSPAGSPAGSPLKSAWPLSAPSPACPTTIKAISGASPPTPASSSPVKSISDIPSSPIRSYRTVPSPIKTVVQQGPYPIYGSSILATSGSKPATDPASIKNLASAYTTRIPLHPSIPNGSLSERTSAPTSSVTSPKSLYNLYGSNLPFKTTHVTTATTEATSFSSVKNISSLSSLKTSVDSTLTSRGGRTSISSLSSAGQNTISSSDFSMMNGSVSPIKYPSSSSTPSSPSSRLLSERSNSLQERIQATTHAATSSVSAAINEALDSYSVSGYGTLRSLSSSRRSATATPPYGSLRSASTTPSPAISSNSMTVPVYSLLNVIPDSPVKPGPGSLKMALPDSPRTSSSSSSFPSCVTGTKLKSQLKSPPFITPPVIHPTAASNQEILKDVADMKQDLIRMTAILQTDTQMAAKTVQTSNTGTPKESKLEDQEPHTLVEKVKKDLFKVSEILQKDIMAEGKAGKETSSEEEWEEFSRDEIEEAQRSALQDYYLPFEENTLFKHQSMSSKELELTKVVDYLTNDIGASSLSKMAELRSKHEDEVKKEGEEKQKRVLKPSMTIQEHKLKMPPPVSGMIRSPSEKDLSKLAESYQGSDTILESPEELSHEQDKSPLSDSGFETRSEKTPSAPQSAESTGPKPLFTDSPIPPCVTETRTEVVHIRSYEQPDDLSEPGLMEEAASALPPLEPESSSTKPLQMKMSEDDALMNKSMCLKEETHITTTTRMVYHKPQLTDGTEMIEEGMSVRDIMKAFQSGRDPSKELAGLFEHKASQDSVKGDELTPRFLDRDIKSKPKVERIIEVHIEKGHSTADPTEVIIRETKKHPELYIYKSDRGIKELTDYDEAQQEEEELTAEESLPSFLETSRVNTPVSQEEDSRPSSAQLIGDDSYKALKLLSQHSIEYCDDELSEVRGESYKFAEKMLLSEKIETSLQSYSDTEDPSTVADKDHHRVSEETGRSEGVIQGQGSPKKEFVSSSKDGSPKSGKFMHKEEPSQFDKVTVLHYSTEPGSPKHAVWMRFTEDKHDRSRDKLLYEDRVDQTVKEAEEKLSEVSQFFRDKTEKLNDELQSPEKKPVRQLKEPRSWPSSPSSSPEKILQKSKAGDELYSKTKLKEPSVGKFFSSATAVEKKSSSLPSSPQKSVFSSNIQEKIKPEPKTSASEPSSPAHSTSTSKVSAVRMKFETAAQKVSQSQSSPTKIPPPVQPKPSVKKLQESKLPVYQFCTGGKASKVSEASEEHVQKKNERDKEDSKPELVPISKVPKSDKLPNKNVIVHSHDINETKTDKVAPKGKDSQFSPMQEIKESDKSQTVKTPVVCDSDTKKYQQITKDVSSTKDGKPELSLKDPEEPLNKNLRKKTESQIPIRKTSPCLDNNLTKKQITAKPSQIPTLSKPKSPETGRAKTDLTFEILDNSPKDSNSNNLPSPIEILEKVITPPVTVTTKENFKGIKTLPVYVQVGRQAEREAKGSLYTVKQKSSSAISPISPEDDTLEQVSFIDSSGKSPLTPETPSSEEVSYDLTCKTPDGFIEFLSGKPSPIMEVSEDSEEDGQGNTVFSLKEAKTESKTSVHDAQADFVNANKEETKMNDNQQELPDNLIKEETVNNMLGEIKGQEQKQVSKDKGIAYIEFPPPPPLDSASEISDTERKDSCASSETETEMMEVNLQEEHDKHLTEPVIRIQPPTPVPPSTDDSQSNAEDDDESIFQPIPCKKLTSKVSEEEENKREKEKTPKSKRHDKNGNKEPGGTNGSNGSTNGSKGSNGKGDDNDCEQNGNDQSITDCSIATTAEFSHDTDATEIDSLDGYELQDEDDGLCEQADLRLFGLPDSRRDVWATDTFRSSDRSFPQTKLEVIEEEKTPEECQKDILKKDTSTRNGKTDDVSNDGAKAQEQRLSDKEGFSDSYFSYKLEEELNSPFKTVATKGLDFDPWPSKGGEGEIVDMGGTRGNNGEPKPYGLAVEDQSQATTAETTPAQTPTDDSTPTSEPNPFPFHEGKMFEMTRSGAIDMSKRDMVEERLQFFQIGEHYYSAGRYRVNDFEKDASSQHRDEFNSQYTLPIPEVSLQTTTLEISNVSGYSTCRESASNNEPKFSTFRTGSKPASSDASNSTSKYTSTFDGNTNEVSGTTVDRFYCVMPDYADCCHFNTTNKVDDSLRRPSFVMDHDSNDNICSDTPKQTPEYEKSYYQSTAFPSEQTINLQRLSSNTSSTIPDSYLGISHTGSIVLNLSSSSRPTQKEVSGTDASLSQLEEHHSESGTVSNVAISKTKAKGITDHIIRSRLPLRVDSHKLCSQRHKVVMGISKENVNEFPFTTHEMKQKVRKRLDPFESLFPKSRIPMLKVIKKPSSSHGKTLVRNNPTVRHNNVSKGGTQHKHIDGALKAQSRDKKSAVVLKNFTTKSVNIQADNTLNKTKSKEAEAKLARKSLPTEDKKSHSLSTTRNTSLSGPSRASRSSRPSCTSTSTPTSTTTSPSPTRDVSQRMRTSRRKIRRTHGGKQREQMEEGSQVDQPITTRVMENETSPQSPCERTDVRMAIVADHLGLSWTELARELNFSVEEINFIRVENPNSLTAQSFMLLKKWVYRDGKNATTDALTAVLTKINRLDIVTLLEGPIFDYGNISGTRCFADDNAVFPDQSDGDHNIDLELKTPTGLTYVPCTPLRSDEFFGEGEASVVSPSRTTLTRPSDLSLAQTTSTSSSDPPTVVPAPGSEPPIAGPEDTILTGGDRGVSVEMPDNDRRAGNLNEDGSQNGREKEEEMTQERLRSLLEDIQLEGGVEEEEMTEERVNAILEQVRQAEQNISSVPGWRTETSGATAGHSGKDTESSPDSPADSLEQPPAQNGGHAELGREGREKEAKRKGTEEDSRTAGPSRGREDVGDKTQHKVQETIRADESGSDNETTVTTRVYRRRVILKGEEARNIPGQSVTEEHFIDEDGSLVTRKVIRKVVRRGFNSQERREGEVQNTPGEGALGVDVGEAVASGSAEATAENKGGRGKKRGKRSRHGHKEEPQREKTQPGDGSNKKHGKKSQS